CATGACGGCGATGACGATCTCGGACGACTCGGCGGCGGGAAAGGTGTAGTTCACCCCGGGCGCGCCGTCCTGCGAGAGCGGACAGCCGACGCGGTATTTCACGCGGGTGCCGTCGGCCACGCGCCCGGTGATGCCCTCCATCAACGTGACAAGGCGCGAACTGACGCCGTAGTAGTTCCCGAGGAGGACGTTGATGCTCGCGGCGGTCGGGCCGACGACGAGGATGCTGGCGGGATCGCGGCGGAGCGGAAGCAGGTTGTCCTTGTTTTTCAGCAGCACGATGGACTCGGCGGCGGCGAGGCGGGCGAGCGCGCGGTGCTCCGCGCAATCCACCACGCTCACGGGCACCCGGCTGTGCGGCACGCGCTCCGGCGGGTCGAACAGGCCGAGGCGGAATTTCACCGCGAGCAGGCGGCGCAGCGACGCGTCGATTTCCGCCTCGGAGACGAGGCCGCGGCGCACGGCGACGACGAGGTCGTTGTAGGTGCACCCGCAGTTCAGGTCGCAGCCGCGGCGCACGGCGAGCGCGGCGGACTCGGCGGCGTCGGCGGTGACTTTGTGGTGCTGGTGAAAGTCGTCGATGGCGCCGCAGTCGCTCACGACGTGGCCGGCGAATTTCCAGCGCCCGCGCAGCACCTCGCCGAGCAGGAACTTGCTGGCGCAGGCGGGTTCGCCGCGGACGCGGTTGTAGGCGCCCATGACGGCCTCGACGCCGGCGTCCACGAGTTTTTTGAAGGCGGGCAGATAGGTTTCCTCGAGATCCTTGGCCGAGGGCCGCGCGTCGAAGGAATGGCGCTCGTCCTCGGGGCCGCTGTGCACGGCGAAGTGTTTCGCGCAGGCGGTGACCTTGTAATAGTGCGGATGCCCGCCCTGGAGCCCGCGCACCATCGCGGCGCCGAGTTCGCCGGAAAGCAGCGGGTCCTCGCCGAACGTCTCCTGGCCCCGGCCCCAGCGCGGGTCGCGAAAGATGTTCACGTTGGGCGTCCAGAACGTGAGCCCCTGATACTGGCCGTGCAGCCCGGCGGCGTCGGCGGCGTGGTGCTTGGCGCGCGCCTCGGTCGCGATGACGTCGGCGATGCGGCCGACCAGCGCGCGGTTCCAGGTGGCGGCGAGGCCGATGACCTGCGGGAAGACGGTCGCGCGGCCGTTGCGTCCGACGCCGTGGCAGGCTTCGCTCCACCAGTTGTAGGCGGGGATGCCGAGCCGCTCCACGGGATTGTTCTCGTGGACGAGCTGGTTGATCTTTTCCTCCAGCGTGAGGCGCGAGACGAGATCGTCGATGCGCGCCGCCAGCGTGAGGTCGGGATTGCGAAAGGGATGCATGTTTTTAATTTTGGAGGCTCAATGATGGCTTGGGGTTGGCCCGGAAGACGGGCCGGATGCGAGAGGGGCAGGATTTAGCGCGGGTCCATATCTTCAAAACCCATGGCGCTCTAACTTTAGAGCAAAATAATATCTGTATTTTGGAACGCGGCACGCAATGTCTCCTGCCGCAAGCTGAAAACAAAAGCCTGCGGCTCGAAGCGGTGCCACCCTTGTTCTTTCCTCTTTATTCTTTCTCTTTCCTCTTTCTCCCGCCTCCTTTTCCGCCCGTTACGCCGGCTGGAGGAAAGAAGAAAGAGGAAAGAGAAAGAATAAAGACAGAGAAGAAAGATCCCGGCAGGGTGACATTATTTCGAACCGCAGCCAAAATTAACCCTCTGCCTTTGCCGATATGAACACCTCAATTATCCGCGTCCGGTCGAATGCCCCGGCCCTCATCGCATGCCTTTGCGCGCTCGCCGCGTCGTTTTGTTTTTCGTGCGCCGCGCCGCGAATGACCGCCGCGCCCGCCGCCTCCGCTCCCGGCGACGCCGCGTGGCGGCGCGGCGACGTCAACTCCCAGCTCGCGCACGAGCAGCTCCTCGACAAGGCCCGCCGGGGCAGGATCGACGCCTATTTCCTCGGCGACTCGATCACGCGGCGCTGGGGCGCGACGGATTATCCGCGCTACCTGTCGCATTGGCAAAAAAGCTTTCACGGCTGGAACGCCGCGAACTTCGGCTGGGGCGGCGACTCGACGCAAAAC
This genomic stretch from Termitidicoccus mucosus harbors:
- a CDS encoding glycoside hydrolase family 3 C-terminal domain-containing protein, with amino-acid sequence MHPFRNPDLTLAARIDDLVSRLTLEEKINQLVHENNPVERLGIPAYNWWSEACHGVGRNGRATVFPQVIGLAATWNRALVGRIADVIATEARAKHHAADAAGLHGQYQGLTFWTPNVNIFRDPRWGRGQETFGEDPLLSGELGAAMVRGLQGGHPHYYKVTACAKHFAVHSGPEDERHSFDARPSAKDLEETYLPAFKKLVDAGVEAVMGAYNRVRGEPACASKFLLGEVLRGRWKFAGHVVSDCGAIDDFHQHHKVTADAAESAALAVRRGCDLNCGCTYNDLVVAVRRGLVSEAEIDASLRRLLAVKFRLGLFDPPERVPHSRVPVSVVDCAEHRALARLAAAESIVLLKNKDNLLPLRRDPASILVVGPTAASINVLLGNYYGVSSRLVTLMEGITGRVADGTRVKYRVGCPLSQDGAPGVNYTFPAAESSEIVIAVMGLDPTLEGEEGDTVASATGGDRRAIELPPNQLAFLRELRGHSKKLVLVLTGGSAIAAPEAHELCDAVLHVWYPGCEGGTALADVLFGDVPPSGRLPVTVPRATADLPPFDDYAMRGRTYRFAEKEPLYPFGFGLGYTRVAYGPLAVEPPALRPGQTVILRTTVENTGDRAVNETVQCYLVPPRDWPDAPRAVLLDFQKIELPPRSTMKVFFEIASDAFRQFDAEGRPVLAPGRHGLVIGSASPGPRAIALGAPEPATGEILVEP